Proteins encoded by one window of Vigna radiata var. radiata cultivar VC1973A chromosome 5, Vradiata_ver6, whole genome shotgun sequence:
- the LOC106760972 gene encoding plasma membrane-associated cation-binding protein 1 produces MGYWKSKVLPKIKKVFEKNPSKKAAAAEATKSFDDSKEEYNKVFEEKKTELHTKVVEIYEASPTEIKSLVKERNEGGLKKNTTQVHKFLEELVKIDFPGSKAASEASSKFGPTLASSSVFFVFEKVSTFVVTEEKEEKGETKTEETSSSVVQEREIVVEEEKKEDEKAQVIETSGEKKVEEQAAEAAAKEEEKSTEAADQKEEPAKA; encoded by the exons ATGGGCTATTGGAAGTCCAAGGTTCTTCCCAAGATCAAGAAGGTTTTCGAGAAGAATCCCTCCAAGAAAGCTGCTGCTGCTGAGGCTACCAAGTCCTTCGATGACTCTAAG GAGGAATACAACAAAGtgtttgaagaaaagaagactgAACTTCACACTAAAGTGGTTGAAATATATGAGGCTTCACCAACTGAAATCAAG AGTTTGGTTAAAGAACGCAACGAAGGAGGGCTAAAGAAGAACACCACACAAGTTCACAAGTTCCTAGAAGAGCTTGTTAAAATTG ATTTCCCTGGATCAAAGGCGGCATCTGAAGCATCTTCTAAGTTTGGACCAACCTTGGCTTCGAGTTCggttttctttgtgtttgagAAGGTGTCAACTTTCGTTGTTacagaagagaaagaagagaagggTGAAACTAAAACAGAAGAAACAAGTAGTAGTGTTGTCCAAGAGAGAGAGATAGTGGTTgaagaggagaaaaaggaagatgagAAAGCACAAGTAATAGAGACAAGTGGAGAGAAAAAGGTGGAAGAACAAGCAGCTGAAGCTGCTgcaaaagaggaagagaaatcTACTGAAGCAGCTGATCAGAAAGAAGAACCAGCAAAGGCTTGA